In the Dictyostelium discoideum AX4 chromosome 6 chromosome, whole genome shotgun sequence genome, CTCTATATGTCTAGTTGTTAATCTTGTATTTGGATTCATACCTTGAGCCAAAGCCAATGATAATAAACTTTTATACAATAACGTTGGATTATCAATTAACCATAAGAAACTTGATTTGGTCTTTAAAATATAAgctattgaaattaatgatttaaaatataatcttGCTACAAATTTAGTCATCTTTGGATCTAATATTTGAtatatattttgttttgttttatttgatgttgttgtactattattatttacggGTGGGGGTGAAGTTGACATTGGAACAGCaccttcttgttgttgtgttagttgctgttgttgaacTTCTTGATTAACACCATTATCAActctttcttcttctttttcattttcttgtTGTCCCTCTTCCTCTTCCtcttcgtcatcatcatcatcataataatTGTGATCTTCCTCTAAAACCTGTTCTATAACCTCACCTTCACGTAGAAGGataattttatctttatcatcttcttcatttaataatgatctAAGGAAAGTATTAAgcatatatttaaatttaccagTTTCAACGATTTTTAAAGCGGTACTGTCGACAGTGAATAATTGTACAGTTAAACTTGAATCATAAGTTGGACAAGAGAATGCTTCAGCTATTGACATTGCCAAGGTATCTCTGAAATCAGTAGAGATAAATAATGAGATTACAAACTTCTCCAATGTTGGTATGCCCTTACTTGTGAATAGACTTAGGCCATTAAAAATATGTCTTTCTGTCAATGTCACCTTATAGGTTGTTGTGGaagatgatgttgttgtctTTGGCAATATTACCGATGCTGAGCTACTGATTCTTTTAGGTAATGTTATGATTAATGgtgattgatttaattttgaaatgaaattCGTTATTAGTAGTGTGAAATCGTCACCCAACACatcaatgaatttatttaaaatatctaaaagtGACTCAGTTGTAACAGTATATCTATTGATTGAAAGATCCGTTAATATTCtggttaaaaaaatatcgaTCATTATGAACTCTGTACTCTCTGGCAATGGTTGCTTCACCTTAGTATCATCACCTTTCTCTTGACCTTCACGTTTAACATGCACTGAACAACATCCCTCCTTTTTCCACGCACTAAAATCACCACAATCACAACAGCCATTAAAACCAACTATTAATCTATATCTATGTCCAACATGTTTATCCTCCTCAAAACAGTCAATACAAATTGCACTGTATgttataaatgataataataaataataataataataaaaaatgttagtttgattttattttatttttattattatttattattattgcttcTTAATATACATACcaattatcatcaatttgACAATCTaaacatttataaatatgaGACTCTGAGTTCCAAACTTTACCACAGATAGATCTTGACATTTGATCTTGATATGACTGTTTTAATTCTTGAAATGTTGAATACTTTTTATTACTGATAAATGATGCCACTATATCTAATCGTTTTGAACTTGTATCAAATTTCATTAACTGGTCAATGAAAAATTGACTCTTTTTTGAAATGTCTAATTTCCCATTTGTTATACTCTCATTAATACcacttaatttattttctaaattttcaatattactatttctattaaacatttttttttataagacgctatttttgatttgctttgtttggttttgttttgttttgtttttttataagaCGCTATTTTTGATTTGCTTTGTTTTGCTTTGtttggttttgttttgttttgtttttttttttttttttttttttttgtttttacaaaataatataaaattaaataataataataataataaaaattattttaaattatatgtattttgtttttttatttgttattgtCAAATTTTTGGGTtccaatgaaaaaaattaaaaaaaatattaaaaaaaaaacataaaaaaaaccaaaattttaaaaaaaaaaaataaattaaattaaattgtttcTTATTTCTTAAAcactcaaaaaaataaaaaaaaaataaaataaaatagaatcatcaaaaaagtaacaaaaaaaaaagttaatttattattatttctttaatattactttaaaaagattaaaagtaagtttccaaaataaataaatttttaatttttattaaaagtcATTAAATTTGGATGCAAAGTTttgcgaaaaaaaaaaaaaaaataaaaaaaataaaaaaaaataaaaataaataaaaataaaacacaaaaaatattttttttataattaatggAAATTAgtacctttttttttctactaATTTCCATTAATTTTGAGGCATCAAATATCAAaacaattatatattattttttttttttttttttttttttttttgcaaacTTTTTTGTTTGGCATCTAATTTATTCGTTTCTtcgaaaaataaaaatttatttgaaaaaaaaaaaaaaaaaaaaaaaaaattatttttttattttatttttatttttattttcatttttatttttttcaaagagatacataattttcaatattaaaatacaAAGTCATTaatggattttttttaaaatataaaatggaTAAAAGTAATTATAATCAACTTTTGTCAGATTTTTTGGATGTATCAAAAGCGAATGAAAATACGAATATACAAACCAATAATACAAATGGAGGTTGtggtaataacaacaacacaaCTTTTGATGATtgtgatgaaattaatgaaaaatcaacaataGCTTCAACTGGTtgtaaagatattaaaaatatattttcaggTGTGGTGCCAAAGGTAACTTATTTACCTCCTAAAATAACTCCAATATCAACACCAAatgttattttaaattcacctACACATCCTACATCACcttcaaatataaatataaatacaaacacaacaaatacaaatataacAAACTCAAAAATAACGACTACATTTATGAATACagctacaactacaactacaaattcaaatataaaaaatgaaattgatgaagatgataatggGTTTGATGATTCATTAATAACAAAAAGAAGACCGATTAGAAAAAACTCATCTTTACATTTAAATGacgatgatggtgatgatgatatagttgatactaataatataccaccaccaccatcatcatcaaagaCAACACCAACCATAACACCTTCATTACCAACCAAAAAGATTCCAGCAATATTTCACTCaccaattgtaaataaaacaacaaataataataacaattataataataataataataataatacaaacaGTATTAACagtaatatatataattttgtaaataaaaactcTTCAGATTTggttaaaactattaaatcaGATTTATATGATTTGggaataaagaaaaagaatttgaaaaatcaaaaaaaaggttCATCGGATGATGAGAAACAAAGAATATCTGATGAACTccaagaaatcaaaaaatcaaaaaaagaattaattaaattacttGAAAAcgctttaaataataataataataataataataataataataataataataataataataataataataataataataataataatagtagtaataattataataatattagtaataattatagtaACAGCAATAATGTAGTATATAATAGTAACTCGAcgaataatattaataataatagtaataatagtaataatagtaattcaacatcaccaacattTAAGAGTAGTACAATCGTTCAACCTCCAAAAGTAACACCAAACTATACATCTGATATATcacttgatgatgataattattatccAAATGATATCGATGAATATACACATCACTCAACAACGacaacgacaacaacaacatcaaaaactaataatgataataataataattatgataatgatataatTGATTTAGATGAATATGATGGTTTTAGTGGTTTTGATAGTGGGTACGAAAATGGAACCGATAGTGCAATgtttgatgatgaagatgttgTAGTTAATGAACAAAAACCTACAAACAATCACTTTTCAACAAactcttttaataatagtaataataataataataatgttttttcAGTTGCAAACtttaatggtgataatagtagatttaaaggtaatttcCCATGGAGTCAAAAGATTATAGATATAAATAGATCAATGTTTGGTTTTCATGTTTTTAGAGAGAATCAAAgggaaattattaattcaacatTGGAAGGAAATGATACATTTGTGTTAATGCCAACTGGTGGTGGTAAAAGTTTATGTTATCAAATACCAGCACTTTATCAAAAGGGACTTACCATTGTAATTTCACCATTGATTTCATTGATTAATGATCAAGTGGAATTTTTAGAGACATTGGGATACCCTGCCGCTGCATTAAGTAGTGCGGTTTCATCAGATGCAGCCATTGATGTCTACAAAGATATTAGATCAAATTCACCAAAGATTCGTTTACTATATTTAACACCTGAAAGAGTTGTAAAGAGTGATTCACTCATAGAGATATTGGCCAATCTAGATCAAAAGGGTTTATTCTCAAGAATTGTAATTGATGAAGCACATTGTGTATCGCAATGGGGTCACGATTTTCGTCCAGATTATAAAGAACTCTCAATATTAAGAAGGAAATTCCCAAAGGTACCAATACTTGCATTGACAGCAACAGCTACAGAAAGAGTTAGAAATGATGTTATCTACAATCTTAGTATGAGAAATCCAGTTTGTTTCAAACAAAGTTTCAATAGAcccaatttaatttatcaagttTTAAAGAAAACCAAACAAGTGGTTGATGACATGTCCAAGTTTATTCATTCAACTTATCCTGATAAATCTGGTATCGTCTATTGTATTTCAAAGTATGATTGTGAGAATGTTGCAAAGAGATTAAGAGAATTGAAAATTAGTGCAGCCCATTATCATGCGGGTTTAGAGAATGATGAAAGAGCTAAAGTTCAAGCTAATTGGCAAAAGGGTAGAATTAAGGTTATTGTTGCAACCATTGCATTTGGTATGGGTATTAACAAAGCTGACGTTAGATTTGTCATTCATCATTCAGTTCCTAAATCATTGGAAGGTTACTATCAAGAGAGTGGTAGAGCTGGTCGTGATGGTGGTATTTCTCATTGCTTATTATACTTTTCGTGGGCTGATAAATTAAGAAACGATCTCTTGATTCAAAATAGTTTTACAAGTGGTCAAGGTAGTTCCCACAATACTAGAGAAACTAGAGACAGTTTGAATAAAATGGTAAACTATTGCGAGAATGAAACCGATTGCAGACGTCAATTACAATTGGCTTACTTTGgtgaaaattttgaaaagagTGGATGTAAAAAAACCTGTGATAATTGTATAAGCACTTTGGAAACCACTAGAAAGGATGTCACTGAAGAATCGAAAAATCTTGTAAAAACCATCAAAGCATTGGGTTCAGATACATCAAATTTAATCATTGACATTTTCAAGGGTTCAAAAGGTAAAAAGGTTTTAGAAAAGTGTGCACAATCTGGAATTACCAATTTACATGGCATTGGTAAGAATTGGCAAAAACATGAAATTGAAAGAATATTACATCAATTACTTAGAGATAATATTCTAAAGGAAACTATTAGTCAAAATCCTTATGGTGGAACTTATTCTCATTTATCAGTGGGGAGTTATGCTGATAATTTACTaagaaatcaaaagaatGTAACACTATCATTTAGATCAACACCTGCCAAAAAAACTGTATCAGCCGccaaaaagaagaaatcaagtaaaaataatgaagatgatgaagaagaagaagatgaagtcCCAACTAATTTCgttataattcaaaataaaaccaCTAAAACCGATGCTAATCTTGTTGCTCGTTTGGAAAAACTTCGTCAAGATCTTgctttaattgaaaatatccAAGAAACCTATATCTTCTCACGTGATACTATCGATGATATTCTTAGAGTTAAACcaaaaactattaaagaattaaaaggtCTTACAGGTCTTCCATCTCAAAAAATTGATAGATATGGTAAATCTATCATTCAAGCCATTAATGATTTTCTCTCTGATACACCTTATTCATTTGATAAAAGtagttttcaaaaaataccATTTAATTCAACTCAAACTTCATCTTATTTTTCAAAGTCTAGTAGTAATCCACCACATGTTCACACTATAAGTGATGACTCTGAATTTGATACTGATACAACTAATTTCGTTATTGACAATGATACtgttgatgaaaatgaaaattttgactttgaaattgatgacaATGATTATTTAgatcaaccacaacaacaacaatcaaataaaagaaaacaatCATCAACATCTGTAACCTCAACGAAATCAAGTAgagttaaaaaataatataatataataataaattttataatttaataataaattaataattaaattatttatttatttatttatttatttatttatttatttatttatttatttatttatttattttggaaaatataattaatttaatattgcaTAGtttatatcattatcatcatcttcgttatcatcatttttttttaatattatataatcattttttgattgattatgATTTATATTATGAACcacttcttcattattattattattattattttcaattgagtcagtattattattattattaatattattattattattattatttttattattattattattattattattattattattattattattattattattattattattattattattttcaattgagtcagtattattactattgatgttagtatcattattttgaattcttACACTATAATGTTGATCTAATTTTTCTGTACTACTACTCGCACTTAtattaccactactattatttccattactactattatacCCACTTGGTGttgaataatttgaatttaaaattgcaTCACCAAAAGTTACAACTGATTCTCCTTTATtgaaatcatcatcatcttcttcttcttcttcatttttgtaatgttttgatttattttccaataatttatttttatcattataattttcgatactattattattattaagattATCAGCACCATCAATGATCATTTCAATATCTAATTGACTGAAACCTTGTAAAGATTCAGTTCTCTTTAAAGCTATTTCAACTTCTTTTTCCCAATTAATTCTAAGTATAACAAAACCAAGAATTACTGCTACTGAACCTAAACCTAAACATAATCCCCACCATAATCCAACAACTTCTTTATGTAGAGCAAATCCAAATATACAAGAGAATGGTACACCAACTAAATAGAATCCACCGAAATTAACAAGTgcaccaattttatttttacctgTACCTCTAATGATACCTTGACAAGTTGTTTGGAAACCATCGAAAAATTGGAATAATGCAGAGATTGGTAAAATTTTAGCTACCAACTGTTGAACCTCTACTTCATCAGTGTAAAGACCACCGATTAAATGTCTAGTTAAAAATTGAGTCATTGAAATTAACACCATAATTGACATTGTTAAGAAAAATCCAATATTGGTTGCACTCTTTGCTTTCTTTGCATCTTTTGAGCCTAGTAATTGACCAATTCTAACTGACAATGCAATCGATATACTAAATGGTAACATAAAAGTTAACAATGTGAAATTCATAGCAATTGAATGACCGTCCAATTGGACGGAACCAAATGTACCCGATAAAATAGTTAACAATTCGAATGCAGTACCTTCCAATAACATTTGAAATCCTGCTGGAATCGCCAATCTAAGATAATCTTTAAGACCACTCCATCCAGTAAGTTCTGGTATTGAAAATCCAAACCATGTATCTTTGTGaagtttaaatttataaatccataaaattaataaacctgTTGCTATACCTTTAGAAATTGATGTAGATATTGAACTTCCAATAACACCAATACCACCTGAATCTGTTAAACCATGAActaatat is a window encoding:
- the blm gene encoding ATP-dependent DNA helicase RecQ family protein; translation: MDKSNYNQLLSDFLDVSKANENTNIQTNNTNGGCGNNNNTTFDDCDEINEKSTIASTGCKDIKNIFSGVVPKVTYLPPKITPISTPNVILNSPTHPTSPSNININTNTTNTNITNSKITTTFMNTATTTTTNSNIKNEIDEDDNGFDDSLITKRRPIRKNSSLHLNDDDGDDDIVDTNNIPPPPSSSKTTPTITPSLPTKKIPAIFHSPIVNKTTNNNNNYNNNNNNNTNSINSNIYNFVNKNSSDLVKTIKSDLYDLGIKKKNLKNQKKGSSDDEKQRISDELQEIKKSKKELIKLLENALNNNNNNNNNNNNNNNNNNNNNNNNNNSSNNYNNISNNYSNSNNVVYNSNSTNNINNNSNNSNNSNSTSPTFKSSTIVQPPKVTPNYTSDISLDDDNYYPNDIDEYTHHSTTTTTTTTSKTNNDNNNNYDNDIIDLDEYDGFSGFDSGYENGTDSAMFDDEDVVVNEQKPTNNHFSTNSFNNSNNNNNNVFSVANFNGDNSRFKGNFPWSQKIIDINRSMFGFHVFRENQREIINSTLEGNDTFVLMPTGGGKSLCYQIPALYQKGLTIVISPLISLINDQVEFLETLGYPAAALSSAVSSDAAIDVYKDIRSNSPKIRLLYLTPERVVKSDSLIEILANLDQKGLFSRIVIDEAHCVSQWGHDFRPDYKELSILRRKFPKVPILALTATATERVRNDVIYNLSMRNPVCFKQSFNRPNLIYQVLKKTKQVVDDMSKFIHSTYPDKSGIVYCISKYDCENVAKRLRELKISAAHYHAGLENDERAKVQANWQKGRIKVIVATIAFGMGINKADVRFVIHHSVPKSLEGYYQESGRAGRDGGISHCLLYFSWADKLRNDLLIQNSFTSGQGSSHNTRETRDSLNKMVNYCENETDCRRQLQLAYFGENFEKSGCKKTCDNCISTLETTRKDVTEESKNLVKTIKALGSDTSNLIIDIFKGSKGKKVLEKCAQSGITNLHGIGKNWQKHEIERILHQLLRDNILKETISQNPYGGTYSHLSVGSYADNLLRNQKNVTLSFRSTPAKKTVSAAKKKKSSKNNEDDEEEEDEVPTNFVIIQNKTTKTDANLVARLEKLRQDLALIENIQETYIFSRDTIDDILRVKPKTIKELKGLTGLPSQKIDRYGKSIIQAINDFLSDTPYSFDKSSFQKIPFNSTQTSSYFSKSSSNPPHVHTISDDSEFDTDTTNFVIDNDTVDENENFDFEIDDNDYLDQPQQQQSNKRKQSSTSVTSTKSSRVKK
- a CDS encoding multi antimicrobial extrusion family protein (Similar to MatE) yields the protein MKIFKDAKPEVVYLLGWTFPVLVSNVLNQVVYLLVNMMFAGRLGKDELAAVSLGNTWVFCTSAFVVGTFNAMDTYISQAFGAKSYKLIGSTIQRATTTAVIFSFFITILWFVTEPILILIHQDPEVSKLAQRYILGMIPGLWFSGALSVLQKYLQGQGIMNPSIVCGIILNISNAIFNFILVHGLTDSGGIGVIGSSISTSISKGIATGLLILWIYKFKLHKDTWFGFSIPELTGWSGLKDYLRLAIPAGFQMLLEGTAFELLTILSGTFGSVQLDGHSIAMNFTLLTFMLPFSISIALSVRIGQLLGSKDAKKAKSATNIGFFLTMSIMVLISMTQFLTRHLIGGLYTDEVEVQQLVAKILPISALFQFFDGFQTTCQGIIRGTGKNKIGALVNFGGFYLVGVPFSCIFGFALHKEVVGLWWGLCLGLGSVAVILGFVILRINWEKEVEIALKRTESLQGFSQLDIEMIIDGADNLNNNNSIENYNDKNKLLENKSKHYKNEEEEEDDDDFNKGESVVTFGDAILNSNYSTPSGYNSSNGNNSSGNISASSSTEKLDQHYSVRIQNNDTNINSNNTDSIENNNNNNNNNNNNNNNNNNNNNNNKNNNNNNNINNNNNTDSIENNNNNNNEEVVHNINHNQSKNDYIILKKNDDNEDDDNDINYAILN